One segment of Candidatus Gorgyraea atricola DNA contains the following:
- the gatA gene encoding Asp-tRNA(Asn)/Glu-tRNA(Gln) amidotransferase subunit GatA → MELNKLTAHELIKLLNKGDISHIDICNSLIDVVQKNKKLNAVVNFDKEKVLERAKTHKGLPIFIKDNICVKDELTTCSSNILKGFKPPYDATVIEKLLQSDAVLMGKTNMDEFAFGSSTETSCYGTTRNPWDMERIPGGSSGGSAAAVAADSAIWALGSDTGGSIRQPAALCGVVGLKPTYGRVSRYGLIAFGSSLDQIGPLTKDVEDAALLLKIISGHDPMDSTSVDTSVPDYPSLIKKDIKGLKLGIPKEYFIKGIDPEVKKSMQDAIKKLESLGAICEDISLPHTEYAVAVYYVVATAEASSNLARFDGVQYGLRASQAKSVIDMHKKTRAQGFGDEAKRRIILGTFALSSGYYDAYYLRALKVRTLIKKDFEDAFKKYDAIVTPTTPTPAFKIGEKTADPLTMYLSDIFTISANLAGIPGISIPCGFTKNKLPIGLQILGKAFDEEMILRIAHNYEQVTKKPRLDLGKNKKPRSSLGFFG, encoded by the coding sequence ATGGAGCTAAATAAACTTACTGCGCATGAGTTAATTAAATTATTAAATAAAGGCGACATATCGCATATAGATATATGTAATAGTCTTATAGATGTCGTACAAAAGAATAAAAAGCTTAATGCAGTAGTTAATTTTGATAAAGAGAAGGTGCTTGAAAGGGCAAAGACGCATAAGGGTTTGCCGATTTTCATCAAAGACAATATCTGTGTAAAGGATGAGCTCACTACGTGCTCTTCGAATATATTAAAAGGATTTAAACCCCCCTATGATGCTACAGTAATCGAGAAATTGCTTCAGTCAGATGCTGTGCTCATGGGCAAGACCAATATGGACGAGTTTGCATTTGGCTCTTCTACAGAGACGTCCTGCTATGGCACTACAAGGAATCCGTGGGATATGGAGCGCATTCCTGGCGGCTCTAGCGGTGGTTCTGCGGCAGCTGTTGCAGCAGATAGCGCGATATGGGCGCTGGGCTCAGATACAGGCGGATCGATCAGACAGCCTGCTGCGCTTTGCGGAGTGGTAGGTCTAAAACCAACATACGGACGAGTTTCGCGATACGGGCTTATAGCATTTGGTTCTTCGCTTGATCAGATAGGGCCATTGACAAAGGATGTAGAGGACGCAGCGCTTCTTTTAAAGATCATATCAGGTCATGACCCTATGGATTCAACATCTGTAGATACGAGCGTGCCTGACTATCCATCATTGATAAAAAAAGATATTAAAGGCCTGAAGCTTGGCATTCCAAAAGAATATTTTATTAAGGGCATAGACCCTGAGGTGAAGAAGTCCATGCAGGATGCAATAAAGAAACTTGAGTCGCTGGGCGCGATCTGCGAGGACATAAGCCTGCCGCACACAGAATACGCAGTGGCTGTGTATTATGTGGTGGCAACAGCTGAGGCAAGTTCAAACCTAGCGCGATTCGACGGCGTGCAGTACGGCCTGAGAGCAAGTCAGGCAAAGTCAGTCATTGACATGCACAAGAAGACTCGGGCGCAAGGTTTTGGCGATGAGGCAAAGCGCAGAATTATCTTAGGTACATTTGCGCTATCCAGCGGTTATTACGATGCATATTATTTACGGGCGCTAAAGGTCAGGACATTGATAAAGAAAGATTTTGAGGACGCGTTCAAGAAATACGATGCCATAGTCACTCCGACTACACCAACACCCGCGTTTAAGATAGGCGAAAAAACAGCAGATCCGCTAACGATGTATCTCTCAGATATATTTACGATCTCCGCGAATTTAGCTGGCATCCCTGGCATATCGATTCCATGCGGATTCACAAAGAATAAGTTGCCCATAGGACTCCAAATACTCGGCAAGGCATTTGACGAAGAGATGATTTTAAGAATAGCGCATAATTACGAGCAAGTTACAAAAAAGCCGAGGCTGGACCTCGGCAAAAATAAAAAGCCGAGGTCCAGCCTCGGCTTTTTTGGATAA
- the gatB gene encoding Asp-tRNA(Asn)/Glu-tRNA(Gln) amidotransferase subunit GatB, whose translation MMYETVIGLEVHLQLKTKSKVFCGCSTEFGAAPNTQTCPVCLGFPGSLPVLNRDALKLGAKVAIALNCQIAKEIRFDRKNYFYPDLPKAYQISQFSQPLSAHGYLPIMADGKEKRIGITRVHLEEDTGKLFHQKDYSLVDFNRSGTPLLEIVSEPDINSPEEAYTYLTVLKSILEYVDVSDCNMEEGSLRCDANISLRKPGAKELGVKTEIKNMNSFKGVKAALEYERDRQKELLESGQRIVQETRLYDSARDVTESMRSKEEAHDYRYFPEPDLVPFDFEEKLLAGIRKDIPELPEPRKKRLVSDYKLSEYDASVMVSEKAIADYFEECVKIYKKPKIVANWLMGDVSAYMKERNLTIGKLSLKVEHLTGMLKMIDSGAITGKVAKTLLIDMIESAKDPAALVKEKGLEQISDQGAIEKAIDEVIAENAKIVNDFKSGKENAIMALVGKVMAKTKGKADPKKVNEILRNKLIT comes from the coding sequence ATGATGTACGAAACAGTAATCGGCTTAGAAGTCCACTTACAGCTAAAGACAAAGAGCAAGGTCTTTTGTGGGTGCTCGACAGAGTTTGGCGCTGCGCCCAATACTCAGACCTGTCCCGTGTGTCTGGGGTTTCCAGGTTCTCTGCCTGTTTTGAATAGAGACGCGCTAAAGCTTGGTGCAAAGGTAGCCATAGCGCTTAATTGCCAGATCGCCAAAGAGATACGATTTGATAGGAAAAATTATTTTTACCCAGACCTGCCAAAGGCATACCAGATCTCCCAATTCAGCCAGCCCCTGTCAGCGCATGGCTATCTTCCGATCATGGCGGATGGCAAAGAAAAACGCATTGGCATAACAAGGGTGCATCTGGAAGAGGATACAGGCAAGCTTTTTCATCAGAAAGACTACAGTCTCGTAGATTTTAATCGCTCTGGCACACCGCTTTTAGAGATCGTAAGCGAACCCGACATAAATTCTCCGGAAGAGGCCTACACCTATCTCACAGTCCTTAAATCAATCCTTGAGTATGTAGACGTGTCTGATTGCAATATGGAAGAAGGGAGTTTACGCTGCGATGCCAATATCTCTTTGAGAAAGCCAGGCGCCAAAGAGCTTGGCGTAAAGACAGAGATAAAGAACATGAATTCGTTCAAGGGGGTCAAGGCTGCGCTGGAATACGAGCGCGACAGACAAAAAGAGCTTTTGGAAAGCGGCCAAAGAATCGTGCAAGAAACAAGGCTCTATGATTCAGCAAGAGATGTTACGGAATCCATGCGCTCAAAAGAAGAGGCGCATGATTATAGATATTTTCCAGAGCCAGACCTTGTGCCGTTTGATTTTGAAGAAAAACTACTTGCGGGCATAAGAAAGGATATACCAGAGCTTCCAGAACCGAGAAAGAAAAGGCTTGTCTCAGATTATAAGCTCTCTGAGTACGATGCATCTGTCATGGTCAGCGAAAAAGCAATCGCAGATTATTTTGAGGAATGCGTCAAGATATACAAGAAGCCAAAGATAGTGGCTAACTGGCTCATGGGAGATGTCTCTGCGTACATGAAGGAAAGGAATCTGACAATTGGCAAGTTAAGCTTGAAAGTCGAGCATCTTACGGGTATGCTTAAGATGATAGATAGCGGCGCGATTACAGGAAAAGTCGCAAAGACGCTATTAATAGATATGATCGAAAGCGCTAAAGACCCTGCCGCGCTAGTAAAAGAAAAAGGCCTGGAGCAGATCTCTGACCAGGGCGCGATAGAAAAGGCAATAGATGAGGTCATCGCTGAAAACGCAAAGATAGTCAATGACTTTAAAAGCGGCAAAGAGAATGCTATTATGGCCTTGGTTGGCAAGGTCATGGCAAAGACAAAGGGCAAGGCGGATCCAAAGAAGGTAAACGAGATTCTAAGAAACAAGTTAATTACCTAA
- the gatC gene encoding Asp-tRNA(Asn)/Glu-tRNA(Gln) amidotransferase subunit GatC produces the protein MTINRESVKYVAELSRISLSEKELEHFTGQLDNILEYVHKLKALDVAKLEPTSHVLEMKNVYREDKVKPSLPVDEVMKNAPAKENNLFKVKKIIEA, from the coding sequence ATGACCATAAATAGAGAATCTGTCAAATATGTGGCGGAGCTTAGCCGTATTAGTTTGTCTGAGAAGGAGCTGGAGCATTTTACAGGCCAGCTTGACAACATATTGGAGTATGTTCATAAGCTGAAGGCGTTGGATGTTGCTAAGCTTGAGCCTACGAGCCATGTGCTGGAGATGAAGAATGTGTATAGGGAGGATAAGGTAAAACCGTCGCTGCCTGTAGACGAAGTCATGAAGAATGCGCCAGCTAAAGAGAATAATCTTTTCAAGGTCAAGAAGATAATAGAGGCATGA
- a CDS encoding DUF4870 domain-containing protein, with protein MVEEKKNLGETSMGMQPNLAALLCYLLGWITGLIFFLVEKKNKFVRFHAMQSIVVFGGLAVINIVLLVVPVIGALIGLLLSLLALVLWILLMIKAYQGEMFKLPIAGDIAEKNS; from the coding sequence ATGGTTGAAGAGAAGAAGAATTTAGGCGAGACATCCATGGGAATGCAGCCGAATTTGGCAGCGCTTCTATGCTATCTGTTGGGATGGATAACAGGACTTATTTTTTTCCTTGTAGAGAAAAAGAACAAGTTTGTAAGGTTTCACGCGATGCAGTCCATAGTGGTATTTGGAGGACTGGCTGTAATAAACATCGTGCTTCTTGTTGTGCCTGTAATAGGCGCATTAATCGGCCTGCTTTTATCTTTATTGGCCCTTGTTCTATGGATCCTTTTAATGATAAAGGCTTATCAGGGTGAGATGTTCAAGCTCCCCATAGCCGGCGACATAGCAGAAAAGAACTCATAA